A single window of Microbacterium croceum DNA harbors:
- a CDS encoding Gfo/Idh/MocA family protein, with the protein MTTDVTDTGVGTIRSGFLGGGFMAQVHSRAARAAGAITAVLASSTPDRAAQAARELGIDRAARDIDELLSGEADIVHVCTPNATHTALALRVIDAGKHVICEKPLATTLAEARALAAAAAERGVVAAVPFVYRYHPMVREARARVAAGEIGALLTVDCGYLQDWMLLPEDDDWRATSAEGGPSRAFADIGSHLCDLLEFVAGERIIRLAARTRRVYDERGGHTVTNEDAVSILVEMQSGAIGTLLISQMAAGRKNALTLELHGARSSIRFDQERPEELWIGNRAGNLQLFRDPALAHEGVARFSRVPAGHGQGYQDAFNGFVADAYAAIAGATPDGLPTFVDGVRAAQLTEAVLVAAREERWVDVTPDQV; encoded by the coding sequence ATGACAACGGACGTCACTGACACCGGGGTCGGAACGATCCGATCCGGCTTCCTCGGCGGAGGATTCATGGCCCAGGTGCACAGCCGCGCAGCACGCGCGGCTGGTGCCATCACGGCCGTCCTCGCCAGCTCCACTCCCGACCGCGCCGCACAGGCAGCACGGGAACTCGGCATCGATCGCGCAGCGCGCGACATCGACGAGCTCCTCAGCGGCGAGGCCGACATCGTGCACGTCTGCACCCCGAACGCCACGCACACCGCACTCGCCCTGCGCGTGATCGATGCCGGCAAGCACGTGATCTGCGAGAAGCCCCTCGCCACGACCCTCGCCGAGGCGCGGGCGCTCGCCGCCGCCGCCGCCGAGCGGGGAGTCGTGGCCGCCGTGCCGTTCGTCTACCGCTATCACCCGATGGTCCGCGAGGCGCGGGCCCGCGTCGCCGCCGGCGAGATCGGCGCGCTGCTCACGGTCGACTGCGGGTACCTGCAGGACTGGATGCTGCTGCCCGAAGACGACGACTGGCGCGCGACCTCGGCCGAAGGAGGTCCTTCGCGGGCGTTCGCCGACATCGGATCGCACCTGTGCGACCTGCTCGAGTTCGTCGCCGGCGAGCGCATCATCCGCCTCGCCGCCCGCACCCGGAGGGTGTACGACGAGCGCGGCGGCCACACCGTGACCAACGAGGATGCGGTGTCGATCCTGGTGGAGATGCAGTCGGGCGCCATCGGCACGCTGCTCATCTCGCAGATGGCGGCCGGTCGCAAGAACGCCCTCACGCTCGAGCTGCACGGCGCCCGGTCCAGCATCCGCTTCGACCAGGAGCGTCCGGAGGAGCTGTGGATCGGCAACCGGGCCGGCAACCTGCAGCTGTTCCGCGACCCGGCGCTCGCCCATGAGGGCGTCGCCCGGTTCTCGCGGGTTCCCGCCGGTCACGGGCAGGGCTACCAGGACGCGTTCAACGGCTTCGTCGCCGACGCCTATGCGGCCATCGCCGGTGCGACCCCCGACGGCCTGCCCACGTTCGTCGACGGCGTCCGCGCCGCGCAGCTCACCGAGGCCGTGCTGGTCGCGGCGCGCGAAGAGCGCTGGGTCGACGTCACCCCCGACCAGGTTTGA
- a CDS encoding ROK family transcriptional regulator, which produces MSDADRSFGGASTGAGEIFQLLLDGHARTKADLVHLTGLARSTVSSRVDALLASGLVIPAGEAASTGGRPPSRVAFNPRAGLVLAVDLGASHATVAISDLGGRILASTTHALDIASGPVAVLDHVVAEGRGLLDDASLRTIPVVGVGIGVPGPVEHSSGRPYNPPIMPGWDRFDIPAYVQQTFDVPVLVDNDVNVLALGEQTASFPETTDLIFVKVATGIGAGIIAGGTLQRGAQGSAGDMGHVRVPHSPDSPRTNDEDRDLEDLASGSAIAAVLRAQGADAETSNDVVELVRSGNPAAIEALRQAGRDVGEVLATVVNLLNPSVIVLGGSIARAGEHLLAGVREVVYRRSIPLATQHLAIVQSPTGERAAVLGAAVLVAREVLSPANVDARVAAAAR; this is translated from the coding sequence ATGAGCGACGCCGACCGCAGTTTCGGGGGCGCCTCGACCGGGGCCGGCGAGATCTTCCAGCTCCTTCTCGATGGCCACGCCCGCACCAAGGCCGACCTCGTGCATCTCACGGGGCTGGCACGATCCACCGTCTCCTCGCGCGTGGACGCCCTCCTCGCCTCCGGGCTCGTGATCCCCGCCGGCGAGGCGGCATCGACGGGCGGGCGCCCGCCCTCGCGCGTCGCCTTCAACCCGCGCGCGGGCCTCGTTCTCGCGGTCGACCTCGGCGCCTCGCATGCCACGGTCGCGATCTCCGACCTCGGCGGCCGCATCCTCGCCTCGACCACCCATGCGCTCGACATCGCGAGCGGACCGGTCGCCGTGCTCGACCACGTGGTCGCAGAGGGGCGCGGCCTCCTCGACGATGCATCCCTGCGGACGATCCCGGTCGTCGGCGTCGGGATCGGGGTACCCGGCCCTGTCGAGCACTCCTCGGGACGGCCCTACAACCCGCCCATCATGCCGGGGTGGGATCGCTTCGACATCCCCGCCTACGTGCAGCAGACCTTCGACGTCCCCGTGCTCGTCGACAACGACGTGAACGTCCTCGCCCTGGGCGAGCAGACCGCGAGCTTTCCCGAGACCACCGATCTGATCTTCGTCAAGGTCGCCACCGGCATCGGCGCCGGCATCATCGCCGGCGGCACACTGCAGCGCGGCGCGCAGGGCTCGGCGGGAGACATGGGACACGTGCGCGTCCCGCACTCCCCCGACTCGCCCCGCACGAACGATGAGGACCGTGATCTGGAGGATCTTGCGAGCGGCAGCGCGATCGCGGCCGTCCTCCGCGCACAGGGCGCCGACGCCGAGACCAGCAACGACGTGGTCGAGCTCGTCCGATCCGGCAACCCCGCGGCGATCGAAGCACTGCGCCAGGCAGGGCGCGACGTCGGCGAGGTGCTCGCCACCGTCGTGAACCTGTTGAACCCCTCGGTCATCGTGCTCGGCGGCAGCATCGCCCGCGCCGGAGAGCACCTGCTCGCGGGCGTCCGCGAGGTCGTCTACCGGCGCTCGATCCCGCTTGCCACCCAGCATCTCGCGATCGTGCAGTCCCCGACCGGAGAGCGCGCGGCCGTGCTGGGCGCCGCGGTGCTGGTCGCGCGCGAAGTGCTCTCCCCCGCCAACGTCGATGCACGCGTGGCAGCGGCGGCGCGCTGA
- a CDS encoding epimerase, with translation MTRRAVLGGGSGFLGSALKDSLEADGYQVSVIGRNGPDARWDDPDAILRLVDGADLLIGLAGKAIDCRFTDANREEFLRSRLDTTRALHDAVAKAENPPALWMNASSATIYRYALDRAQTEADTEFDTGFSPDVARAWEDELFRGELPGTRRVAMRITIVLGDGAATDLFFRLARWGIGGTQHDGWWFPHRRYRGIGPHPTEPEQPLGKRSKGRQKFSWIHIDDLVGAVRFIRDDPSIEGPVNFSAPTQTDNRGLMATLRRVVGMPFGLPSWRFMLEPAMWVLRKEPELVLKSRWVAPGVLSSAGYEFAYPELEPALRDVWEQRRR, from the coding sequence ATGACCCGGCGCGCGGTGCTCGGCGGAGGGTCGGGCTTTCTCGGTTCCGCCCTCAAGGACTCTCTTGAGGCGGACGGCTATCAGGTCAGTGTGATCGGGCGGAACGGTCCGGACGCGCGCTGGGACGACCCGGACGCGATCCTCCGCCTCGTCGACGGCGCGGATCTGCTGATCGGGCTGGCCGGCAAGGCGATCGACTGCCGCTTCACGGACGCGAACCGCGAGGAGTTTCTGCGCTCGCGCCTGGACACCACGCGGGCTCTGCATGACGCCGTGGCGAAGGCGGAGAACCCTCCGGCGCTCTGGATGAACGCCAGCAGCGCCACCATCTACCGCTATGCGCTCGACCGCGCGCAGACCGAAGCGGACACCGAGTTCGACACCGGCTTCTCGCCGGACGTCGCGCGCGCGTGGGAGGACGAGCTCTTCCGCGGCGAGCTCCCCGGCACGCGACGCGTGGCGATGCGCATCACGATCGTGCTCGGCGACGGCGCCGCGACCGACCTCTTCTTCCGCCTCGCCCGCTGGGGGATCGGCGGTACACAGCACGACGGATGGTGGTTCCCCCACCGCCGCTACCGGGGGATCGGTCCGCATCCGACCGAACCCGAACAGCCGCTCGGCAAACGGTCGAAGGGGCGCCAGAAGTTCAGCTGGATCCACATCGACGATCTCGTGGGGGCGGTGCGGTTCATCCGCGACGATCCGTCCATCGAGGGGCCGGTCAACTTCTCGGCGCCGACGCAGACCGACAACCGTGGTCTCATGGCGACGCTGCGTCGTGTGGTCGGGATGCCGTTCGGTCTGCCGTCGTGGCGGTTCATGCTCGAGCCGGCGATGTGGGTGCTGCGCAAGGAGCCCGAGCTGGTGCTCAAGAGTCGCTGGGTGGCGCCCGGCGTGCTCTCTTCCGCGGGCTACGAGTTCGCGTATCCCGAGCTGGAACCCGCACTCCGCGACGTGTGGGAGCAGCGCAGGCGCTGA
- a CDS encoding PLDc N-terminal domain-containing protein — MSFLISILVIALMIGALIDIITRDDSQVKFLPKMVWIIIVILLPLIGSLLWFGLGREYGGEGIAIPRMRRAPRSAPADVRPAPAPPRDTRTTEQQIADLDREIEEWRLRQEIEKRRRESDDQGQVGA, encoded by the coding sequence ATGTCGTTCCTGATCTCGATCCTCGTCATCGCTCTGATGATCGGTGCGCTGATCGACATCATCACGCGTGACGACTCCCAGGTGAAGTTCCTGCCCAAGATGGTCTGGATCATCATCGTCATCCTGCTGCCGCTGATCGGCAGCCTCCTCTGGTTCGGGCTCGGCAGGGAGTACGGCGGCGAGGGGATCGCCATCCCGCGGATGCGACGCGCCCCGCGTTCGGCACCCGCCGACGTGCGGCCTGCGCCGGCGCCGCCCAGGGACACGCGGACCACCGAGCAGCAGATCGCGGATCTCGACCGCGAGATCGAGGAGTGGCGGCTGCGTCAGGAGATCGAGAAGCGAAGGCGTGAGTCCGACGACCAGGGCCAGGTCGGCGCATGA
- a CDS encoding aldo/keto reductase, with amino-acid sequence MKTVPFGSATAPAVIAGMMRIDDKDDAHIRALYQSARDAGIDFFDHADIYGGSMHHCETRFADALQLSAAERDEIVLQTKCGIVPAQGMFDFSYEHIMAQVEGSLRALRTDRIDVLLLHRPDALVEPDEVATAFDDLEASGKVRAFGVSNHTPRQIDLLRTAVRQPLVANQLQLSITHAPIIAQPVAANMAGSDQSIVRDGGGIVEYCRINGITIQAWSPFQGGFFTGVFLGNPEYAELNTVIDRLAASYRVAPIAIATAWITRHPAKMQVVLGTTTPQRVQDAAAGADIELTRAEWYELFRAAGHLLP; translated from the coding sequence ATGAAGACCGTGCCGTTCGGATCCGCCACCGCTCCCGCCGTCATCGCAGGGATGATGCGCATCGACGACAAGGACGACGCGCACATCCGCGCGCTCTATCAGTCCGCGCGTGACGCGGGGATCGACTTCTTCGACCACGCCGACATCTACGGCGGCAGCATGCACCACTGCGAGACCCGGTTCGCCGACGCCCTGCAGCTCAGCGCGGCCGAGCGCGATGAGATCGTGCTGCAGACCAAGTGCGGCATCGTCCCGGCGCAGGGGATGTTCGACTTCTCGTACGAACACATCATGGCGCAGGTCGAGGGGTCTCTCCGGGCGCTGCGCACCGACCGCATCGACGTGCTGCTGCTGCACCGCCCCGATGCGCTGGTCGAGCCCGACGAGGTCGCCACGGCGTTCGATGACCTGGAGGCATCGGGCAAGGTGCGAGCATTCGGGGTCTCCAATCACACGCCGCGCCAGATCGATCTGCTCCGCACGGCCGTGCGCCAGCCTCTCGTGGCCAATCAGCTGCAGCTGTCGATCACGCATGCGCCGATCATCGCGCAGCCGGTCGCGGCGAACATGGCGGGCTCTGATCAGAGCATCGTCCGCGACGGCGGGGGGATCGTGGAGTACTGCCGCATCAACGGCATCACGATCCAGGCGTGGTCGCCGTTTCAGGGCGGCTTCTTCACCGGAGTCTTCCTCGGCAACCCCGAGTACGCCGAGCTGAACACGGTGATCGACCGCTTGGCGGCGTCGTACCGCGTCGCCCCGATCGCGATCGCGACGGCGTGGATCACCCGGCACCCTGCGAAGATGCAGGTCGTGCTCGGCACCACGACTCCCCAGCGTGTGCAGGATGCGGCGGCGGGGGCCGATATCGAGCTCACCAGGGCCGAGTGGTACGAGCTGTTCCGGGCGGCGGGGCATCTGCTGCCCTAA
- a CDS encoding helix-turn-helix domain-containing protein, which translates to MTTEDRRLVAEAVAAHLVRAGHSRRWLSDNSGIAYSTLRRRMQGRSDFTITELADIALALDLSPAALVPSPRVTSADS; encoded by the coding sequence GTGACGACAGAAGACCGACGGTTGGTGGCAGAAGCGGTGGCCGCGCACCTCGTCAGAGCGGGGCACTCCCGGCGCTGGCTGTCGGACAACTCGGGAATCGCCTATTCCACGCTACGGCGCAGAATGCAGGGGCGCTCGGACTTCACGATCACCGAGCTCGCCGACATCGCGCTGGCGCTGGATCTCTCACCCGCCGCGCTCGTACCGTCCCCTCGGGTTACGAGCGCGGATTCATAG
- a CDS encoding XRE family transcriptional regulator gives MKTLSDEFNAAVGRQLRAEIAAAGSSIAAMARDIAIARSALDNYVTGKRAIPVPVLYAVCSQVQVAPHLVLARAEERLSADSAQGSGVLTPFRRRTNVAGTDDTIPEVAFDSPVGHERDTDDLYQ, from the coding sequence GTGAAGACACTCTCCGATGAGTTCAACGCCGCCGTCGGGCGTCAACTGCGAGCCGAGATCGCGGCCGCCGGAAGCAGCATCGCCGCGATGGCCCGCGACATCGCGATCGCCCGCAGTGCTCTCGACAACTACGTCACCGGCAAGCGCGCCATTCCCGTCCCGGTGCTCTACGCCGTGTGCTCCCAGGTGCAGGTCGCGCCCCACCTCGTGCTCGCCAGAGCCGAAGAACGGTTGAGCGCCGACAGCGCCCAGGGAAGCGGTGTGCTGACCCCCTTCCGTCGCCGGACCAATGTCGCAGGCACCGACGACACTATCCCCGAAGTCGCCTTCGACTCCCCCGTCGGACACGAGCGCGATACCGACGACCTGTACCAGTAG
- a CDS encoding ImmA/IrrE family metallo-endopeptidase: protein MDHLLRLVEESGLRLVERAGPTRGGYDHSALTIRLAPGMSVRTTTSVLAHELGHATLGHTVSAHPEVRARQERRADEWAARLLISPEAYAAAEAVRGPHRASLAFELGVTVELVEAYQRMLQRIGTSVYVAPRMGAGQWAHRVAAE from the coding sequence ATGGACCACCTCCTTCGACTCGTCGAGGAGAGTGGGCTCCGACTGGTGGAGCGCGCCGGCCCCACCAGGGGCGGCTACGACCACTCCGCCCTGACCATCAGGCTCGCGCCGGGCATGAGCGTGCGTACAACGACGAGCGTGCTCGCGCACGAACTCGGGCACGCGACGCTCGGACACACGGTGTCGGCCCATCCGGAGGTCCGCGCCCGTCAGGAGCGCCGCGCAGATGAGTGGGCGGCGCGATTGCTCATCTCGCCCGAGGCCTACGCCGCAGCCGAGGCGGTTCGCGGCCCGCATCGTGCGAGCCTGGCGTTCGAGCTCGGAGTCACCGTCGAACTGGTCGAGGCCTATCAGCGGATGCTGCAGCGGATCGGCACGAGCGTCTACGTCGCGCCGCGCATGGGTGCGGGCCAATGGGCGCATCGCGTCGCCGCAGAATGA
- a CDS encoding GNAT family N-acetyltransferase → MAFLVAPSAVTLTGDLVELRPLEPSHRDDLIDAVEEGDLWKTAWYTSVPAPDGVEAEIARRIALREAGEMIPFTAVDASGRVLGLTSYYDIVADVPRLHIGYTWNRPSAHGTGTNAESKLLLLQHAFETLGVFRVGLTTQWVNFQSRAAIERLGAKQDGVMRAVSRYRNGALRDSVEFSIIEPEWPAVKANLEARLAKRR, encoded by the coding sequence ATGGCATTCCTCGTCGCCCCCTCCGCCGTCACCTTGACCGGAGACCTCGTCGAACTCCGACCGCTCGAGCCCTCGCATCGCGATGACCTGATCGATGCCGTGGAGGAGGGCGATCTCTGGAAGACCGCGTGGTACACCTCCGTGCCGGCACCCGACGGGGTCGAGGCGGAGATCGCGCGGCGCATCGCCCTGCGCGAGGCCGGGGAGATGATCCCGTTCACCGCGGTCGACGCCTCAGGGCGCGTGCTCGGCCTGACCTCGTACTACGACATCGTGGCCGACGTGCCACGACTGCACATCGGCTACACCTGGAACCGGCCCTCCGCGCACGGCACCGGCACGAACGCGGAGTCCAAGCTCTTGCTCCTCCAGCACGCCTTCGAGACGCTGGGGGTCTTCCGCGTCGGCCTGACGACCCAGTGGGTCAACTTCCAGTCGCGCGCGGCCATCGAGCGGCTCGGGGCGAAGCAGGACGGCGTGATGCGCGCCGTCTCCCGCTATCGCAACGGCGCCCTGCGCGACAGCGTCGAGTTCTCCATCATCGAACCGGAATGGCCGGCCGTGAAGGCGAATCTCGAAGCCCGGTTGGCGAAGCGCCGTTGA